Part of the Zea mays cultivar B73 chromosome 4, Zm-B73-REFERENCE-NAM-5.0, whole genome shotgun sequence genome is shown below.
aggggttgcactcgcctcaatgagagcgcccgccaaagcgaggtcgctaggcgggttgaggccgagtcgaaataatgtaggacgggaatcagtcagtaccttttggtcgacgaggggcgatgtagtcacgtcgggggctgatcgcgccgtcgtcctaggtacgagggcgacgtcttgcaggccctccgcgagctcgctggcgtcgtccacttgctcgggattggcgtgtcgcggggggacggcgctcgccttcgtctcgaacgcgaggtcgacgcccgacgcgccctccgttggggcgctggggacgtcaatttgctcgacagccgacgaagcgcggcctcccgcctggccttggttgccccgcctcctcctccgttggcgggggagaggacggggcgagctcgaatgtcgttcttccaccgcgcggggaagacgtcgtcgattccgccaccggagggcgggttgtcggccgccattgtcgttgtcgcgcggcggtggaaggagtatcatgtcgtagctgccatcgagggacatgaactcaagactcccgaaacggagcaccgtcctgggttggggaggttgttggagactgcccatctggagcttgacgggaagctgctcgtcaacacgcagcaggcccctacctggcgcgccaactgtcggcgtttcgagaccgggggttccctaagccgacgagtgagtgtgctgcgtgccccagcccagatgggtcgagcgcgtgggcgagcgcgaaggggggaaaggagcgaggaggccggagtccagcgagagagaggtgggaatcccgcggccttcgtgttcgtcccgcgcccaggtcgggtgcgcttgcagtagggggttacaagcgtccacgcgggtgagggaagcgagcggccccaagagagcgcctgtccccgtcctcgtccccgcgcggccaaccttctctaagagggccctggtccttccttttataggcgtaaggagagggtccaggtgtacaatgggggtgtagcagagtgctacgtgtctagcggggggagatctagtgccctaagtacatgccaatgtggcagccggagagatcttggcaccctgctggcgtgatgtcgtggctgtcggaggagcaacggagcctggcggagggacagctgtaggaacggttgtgtccttggtgacgtcgccctgcttccgtaagagagctgagagccgccgtcgtcacggggctagcggggcgccatcattgcctatctggcggagctagccagatgggacaccggtcttgttctctgcggcccgagtcggctcggggtagggtgatgatggtgcttcctgtcgacgtggctggcctgtgccctaggttgggcgacgtggaggctcccccgaagccggggtcgagtctgtcttccatggccgaggccgagtccgagcccctgggtcgggcgaggcggaggtcgtcagcagaggccgagtctgagcccctgggtcgggcgaggcggaggtcgtccgcagaggccgagtccgagcccctggggcgggcgaggcgaaggtcgtcagcagaggccgagtccgagcccctgggtcgggcgaggcggaggtcatccgcagaggccaagtccgagcccctggggcgggcgaggcggaggtcgtcagcagaggccgagtccgagcccctgggtcgggcgaggcggaggtcgtccgcagaggccaagtccgagcccctggggcgggcgaggcggaggtcgtccgcagaggccgagtccgagcccctgggttgggcgaagcggagttcgtcgtcttctggggccttagcccgagtccgtgccctgggtcgggcgaagcggagttcgtcgtcttccggggcttagcccgagtccgagccctgggtcgggcggagcggagttcgccgtattccggggcttagcccgagtccgagccctgggtcgggcggagcggagttcaccgtcttctggggcttagcccgagtccgagccctgggtcgggcggagcggagttcgccgtcttccggggcttagcccgagtccgagccctgggtcgggcggagcttcctatggtgcctttggcagggcctggcttcctttgcgttaaatgctcctgcgacttggccggtcggtgcggcgattcagtcagggttgcttcttagcgaaggcaaggcctcgggcaagccggagaggtgtccgccgttgaaggggggcctcgggcgagacggaaaccccttcggggtcggctgcccttgcccgaggctaggctcgggcgaggcgtgatcgagtcgctcgtatggactgatccctgacttaatcgcacccatcaggcctctgcagctttatgctgatgggggttaccagctgagaattaggcgtcttgagggtacccctaattatggtccccgacaattagccttccaagattgtcttcaacggctcctagctgctttggggctataaaagggacccctaggcgcatggaggagtcactcaagcattctctaagtattctaaagcatccagactccgctcccacgcatttgattctctgtgttagcgatttgagctccatttgagttgcgaacttcgTGTCTTGtactttgagctcaagttgtgacttgtgtgcgtggttgtgctgtggatttgagtcttgagtgtgttgctttcccctcccttacttatgtgcttctattgtgatcatcattgtaagggcgagaggctccaagttgtggagattcctcgcaaacgggagaaatacTAAGGAAGAAAGCcagggtattcaagttgatcattggatcgcttgaaaggggttgagtgcaaccctcgtccattgggacaccacaacgtggaagtaggcaagtgttacttggctgaaccacgggataaaaatcacgtgtctcgtgtgctgcttattgtgattgctttgttcgcacgagaacgtttcttagccacttgactacactaacactcataactaagttttttgtggctattagtgtttgatttttataggatcacctattcacccccctcctctaggtgctctcaattggtatcaagaagaaggacgggaagaagaagagacgcatcaagaagatcatctactacgacagcgatgcatcttcttcttcaccaagagacgacgacgacgatgattcttcgtcaaagaaaaagacggttaatcaaaactattcctttgattattcccatATTTCGTACAActcaaatgcccatttactttctattcctcttggaaaaccccacactttgatggagaggattactcattttggagtcataaaatgtgtagtcatctattttctctccatcctagcatttgggaaattatggaaaatggaatgcatttcgatagtacggataaccctgtgatgataaatgaacaaattcataagaatgcacaagctaccactattttgctagcatctttgtgcagggatgaatataataaggtgagcggcttggacaacgccaaacaaatctgggacaccctcaagatatctcatgagggaaacgacgccaccatgatcaccaaaatagagttggtggaaggcgagttggggagatttgcgatgatcaggggagaggagccaacatatACCTATAACAggatcaagaccctggtcaacaaaatacgaagctatggaagcacaagatggacgaatcatgatgtcgtccgactcatgctaaggtcatttactgtaattgacccccatcttgtcaacctcattcgtgaaaaccctaggtacactAAGATGACGCCCTAGgagatcctcggaaaattcgtgagcgggcacatgaaggtaaaggaggcacgatatgtggatgacgccttgaacggtccactacccatctatagggctggatatcgagctggctcgactcggctcggttCGACTCGAGTTGGCTCGTTATGATAACGAGTTAGCTCGACTCGACTCGTTATGATAAcgagctggagaagctgctcggcTTGGCTCGTTTGGTAACTCGGTCTGACTCGATTAACTCGTGAGCCAGCTCGTTATCAAAATTGACATAAGCCATAAAGCCAACAACCATACATATATAATATCAGATACAACTATTTACAAAATAACAGGCATCTCATTCACTTAAACAAACAAAAAATAATTGTATATTGGAATACATGCAGCCACCAATTATAGACTTATAGTTCATAATAGTTCCATTCCATTCCATAATCCATAATTCCATACTTTCATAGTTCTAGTTCTAGAACCAAAATACATGCAGTGATGCAGCCTTACAAGAGTTCAGGAGTTTAGGACAAAGTTGTAGGGAGCCAACAAAATATGTCAGGTTAGCAACAGCTAACAGTTGCAACTTACAAGTTGCAACCAATAATTACAGGCTTACAGTTACAGCCTTACAGGCTTACAATTACAGCCAACAAAATGTAATGACCATGTGCCTCTCATGTCTCCTCTCCCAGGTCCTATCTCTCCCTCTCCTGTCTCCTCCATCTCCTCCATGTGAGTATGTGACCATGTGCCTCTACAAGTCATCAGAAAATCAGCAACACATAAATCAGAACCACTTATAAATCAGGGACAACACCATGTAACTCATACAATACAAATCAGCAACACTTACAATTACTTGCCACCACACACTTTGTCATATAATGATATAACTCATACACGGCAACACATTCATATAATGATATAAGTATATAACTCATACAATACAAATCAGCAACACTTACAATTACTTGCCACCACACACTTTGGAAATTCCACGGACTCGATGTCACCATCATCACCTTCTCCCTACAAAATATGTACAAAGTGAGTGTCACATATTCAGATATTGAAATGCCAAGTAAACACTTAGAAGTTacaagtattgccaccatacactTACAGTTACAAGAATAGGTGAACTTCGAGACCCGCGTATCCAACTAGAAGCACACACCAAAGCCTGAACTGTTGCTGGCTTCAATGAACTCCTGTAATCATCAAGGATCCTACCCCCAGTGCTAAAAGTGGATTCTGATGACACACTGCTAGCTGGAACAGCTAAGAACCTCTTTGCCATAGAAGATACCACAGGAAATCTATGACTATTCACCTTCCAATAGTTAAGCAGATCAAAGTGTTTCTCATCTATGGACACATTTGATTCATTTAGATAAATGAGCAACTCAGATTTGGAGCTTTCTGTAGCACTTGACTCTAAGAAAGTTTGGAATCCACTAGGAACAACAGAAGCTAAGGAGTTGCTTGTATCCTTTGAGGAAGAGGCTGATTGGGCATTACTTGGGCTATGTTCATTAATCTTGCGTCGGTATATGACCTCATACTTCTTGTACAACCTTTCCAATTCTTTATCAATGGCATCTATTTCTTTTTGAGCTCTTAAGGAGTCATAAATCTGACCAAAACACCATCTAATGTATCTCATTTTGAACCTAGGGTCAAGGATTGTAGCAATAACCATGACATTGTTTCTCACTTCCCAATATTTATCAAACTTGTTCAACATTGCATCAGCCATACTCATCATATATGCATCACCTGACTGTTGTGCCAGTTTCAATGCAATCTTGACTTTAATTATATAGGGGTAAAATACATTGGCAGTGGGATAAGTTGATGCTGAAAAGGCAGTAGTTGCTTCTGCCATTGTTCCCAATATTGGTTTGATTTTGTCATACAAAAGCCATTGGGAGTCTGAAGGTTTCCATTCGTAGCTGTTGTCTATTTCAGAATAGTAACCAAAGGCCTCCTTATAGTCAAGGCAAGAATCTAGCATTTTGTATGTTGAACCCCACCTTGTTTTAACATCAAGGCACAACCCTTGTCCTACTTTAACAGAATATTGGTTGCAAACTTCTACAAACTTGTACATACGGGTTGGAGACCTCTTAAAGTACTTCATTGtgtttctaagatcacttatcaaTGAATCAATTGGTTGCAACCCATCATTCACAACCAAATTGACTATATGGGCAGCACAACGAACATGAAAGTACATAGGGTCAAAGCTGGAGTTCTTTCTAGCAAGAAACTTGGACTTCAGATTTGTAATAGCAGAATCATTACTAGAAGCATTATCAAGAGTGATTGTCAAGATCTTATCCTCAATTTTCCATTCAACCAAACATTCAAAAACAGCCTGAGCTATGACAATACCAGTGTGTGGAGGATCCAATTCAATAAAGTTCAGAACACGACATTGCAAGATCCAATCAACATCAACATAATGTGCCACTAAACACATATACTGAATGTTTTGATTTGATGTCCATAAATCAGTGGTTAAACTTATTGATTCAGCCTCTCTAAGACTCTTCTTGAGTAGTTCTTTCTCAGATTCATAGATCTTCATGCATTCATTTTTAATAGTCTTCCTACCAATAGATTCATAATTGTTATTCATCCATTTCATCAAGATATTGAACCATTTATGCTCTACCATTCTAAATGCATATTCATGGACAATTATCATCTTAGCAATTAACACTCTAGTGTGCTCATGATCATATTCAGTGGGATTAACAACAACAGGTCCACCATCTGAAGTAAAGGAGAGACTACCTTGAGCAAGATTTTTCTTAGCTTGTGCCAGCTTGTTCAAATACTGTGTGCACTTGTCTAGGTGTCGGTTTAGTGTTGTAGTGCTGCCCCCTTGATGGTACAAATAAGATCTATGACAGAACTTGCACTTGGCTTTTGTCTCCATAACCCCAAGTTCCTTTCTAGAAGCAACAGTGACCACCTTAAAATGCTTCCAGCAACCAGCCCTCTTTACTCTATTCGCCTTGCACTTGGAGGGGGACAACTGAATACCAGCTCTTGACCTCTTTCCTCCTCTATTTGTCTTTTCAGTTTTTGACAATTCATCTCCATCAGTGGAAGGTGGAAACTCATCATCATTATCAAACTCACTGTCATCTGATTCCGACAACATAACCTCCAATTCCTCCCCTTGTCCCTCCTCCATCACAGCATCAAGTTGCTGCGGAAAAAACAGTACAAACATTATTTATCATAAATCAAATCTATTCATGTATGAAATATTGAAATTTATCATACGTTAATACCTTTTCTACAGAGACAGAGACAGCATCACAATGAGATGTGGATGATGAAGGTGCAGTGCTAGCAGCCGCTGAAATCTTCTTAGCTGTTGGCACAAGCTTCCTTGTGCTCGTGCGCTGCAGCCTTCGTGGTATTGGCGGCGGTGGCGGACGCGAATGACCTTCGTGCCCATCCGGTTCTTGGGCTTCCATGGAGGCGAGCCGCTGACCGGCGATGGGCGAGTGGACGCCGGACAGCCGCCGAACAGGGCAGACGGCGGCGCTGTCGGGGTCTCGGCCTCTCGGGGAAGACGGGCAGACAGGGCGAGGGCCGAGGGCACCGTCGGGGTCTTGGGGAAGACGGGCAGACGGCGGCGCTGCAGCCTGCTCTGCTCCACGGATCGCGGCGGCCGGCTGCTCTAGGGTTTAGGttttggggagagagagggagagaccgAGAGGCGAGAGGGCAGGGAGAAGCCAGAAGCGCAAGCGCCCAAGTCCAACGCTCGGCCGCACGCCCGCACGGGCGCCGTCAGTGGAAGAAGCACTAGGGCCTAGGCGCACGCCACACAAGCTGATTGAGTGGGCCGTTTCACGTTTGTGTGGCTGCCTGGTTGGGCTGAACGCCGTGTGAGTGTGGCTGTGTGGGCCATGTGACTGGGCTATGAGTCTGAGACCTTGCAGATTTGCACAACTCGTTTGGCTCGCGAGTAACTCACGAGCCAGCTCGAGTTTGGCTCGTTAAGAACCGAGTTAAATTGTTAGCTCAACTCGTGACTCGTTTTAAACGAACCGAGTC
Proteins encoded:
- the LOC109945597 gene encoding uncharacterized protein isoform X1, which produces METKAKCKFCHRSYLYHQGGSTTTLNRHLDKCTQYLNKLAQAKKNLAQASSVSSESTFSTGGRILDDYRSSLKPATVQALVCASSWIRGSRSSPILVTGEGDDGDIESVEFPKCVVASN
- the LOC109945597 gene encoding uncharacterized protein isoform X2; the protein is METKAKCKFCHRSYLYHQGGSTTTLNRHLDKCTQYLNKLAQAKKNLAQESTFSTGGRILDDYRSSLKPATVQALVCASSWIRGSRSSPILVTGEGDDGDIESVEFPKCVVASN